In the Phytoactinopolyspora mesophila genome, TCCAAGCAGGCGCGCAGGGTCCCGACCTCGAACGCGCACTCGCGGCGCGCGGCTGGACCATCGGCCATTTCCCCGACAGCTTCGCCCACTCCACGCTAGGCGGCTGGATCGCCACCCGCTCTTCTGGAATGCAGTCCGACAAGTACGGCGACATCGCCGACATCGTCCGTGGCCTACGGCTCGTACGGTCAGGCGGTACCGTCGCCCTGCGCCCCCTCCCCAGCACGTCCACCGGCCCGAGCATCAGGGAGATGATTCTCGGCAGCGAAGGCCGGCTCGGGGTGATCACCGAGGCGACGGTCAACGTCCACCGGATCCCGCCGGTACGTAAGGTGCTGGCTTACCTCTTCCCGTCATGGGATGCCGGCCTCGCCGCCATGCGGGAGATATCCGAGAGCGACGCCAGCCCGTCGGTGACACGGGTGTCCGACGCTCCGGAGACCGCGTTCTCATTCGCCACCCGCACAGCGAGCAAAGGGCTCAAGTCAGCCAGCACAAAGGCCCTGACCAAGGTTTTGACCATGCGCGGCTGGGACCTCGATCAGCTCTGCCTGTCCTTCATCGGTTACGAAGGTAGTGAATCCCACGTCAAGTACGAGAAGAAGCTCGTCAAACGCATCGTCAGCAAACACGGCGGGATGTACATCGGCGAAGGGCCCGGGGCGCTGTACGACCAGAAGAAATTCGACACGCCCTATATCCGCGACTTCCTGCTCGACCGCGGCGCCGCTGCCGATGTCTCCGAGACGGCCGCGCCTTGGTCCAAGCTCCGGCATCTCTACGACACCACGATGGCCGCCGCCCACAGCGCGTACGACGACCTCGGAGTACGCGGTTGGATCATGTGCCATCTCTCACACTCGTACCACTCCGGGGCGTGCTTGTACTTCACCTTTGCTTTCGTGCATGGCGACGAACCGCTCAAGCAGTACGACCACGTGAAGTCGGCGATCCAACAAGCGTTTATCGACGCAGGCGGGACATTGTCACACCACCACGCGGTCGGCGTCGAGCATGCGCCTTGGCTCACCGACGACATCTCCGAGGAGGGGGTCTCGTTGATGCGTGGTCTCTTCGAGAGCGCCGACCCGCGGAGAAATTTCAATCCGGACAAGATCATTCCCCGCTCCTAGTCGGAATGAACGTGGTTTCTCCCCGCTCACCACGCGAGACACCCCCGGACCTGGCCGTCGGCGAGGTCGTGGCCGAACGCGTCTATGCGCTGACCCGCAACGACCTCATCCGCTACGCCGGTGCTTCGGGCGACTTCAACCCCATTCACTGGAACCAGCGGATCGCGGCGTCTATGGGTATGCCGGGCGTCATCGGCCACGGCATGCTGACCATGGCGCTCGCCGGGAGGCTGCTGACCGACTGGCTCGGAGATCCGGGGGCCGTCATCGAATACGGCGTCCGCTTCTCCAAACCGGTCGTGGTGCCGGATGACGACGTCGGGATCAAAGTCCACGTGAAGGCGACGATCACGGCTGTGCGCGACGACGGCGTGCGCGAGATCACCCTCGAAGCGCTGGTGGACGACAACAAGGTGCTGACGCGGGCTCGGGCGCTGGTCAGGGGTTCGTCGTCGTAGTCGCCGAGATTGACAGGCGGTCCGTCGCAATCTGGGCCGCGCGACGCCTACAGTAGTCGTCGTCGCCTGCGTTGATTGGATTGCTTGTGCCTGTTCCCACCCGTGCCACCTATGCCGCCCTGGCTGGAATCGGTCTTCTCGTGCTCAGCGCCTGTGGAAACGGTGACGATTCCACGGCAGCCACCGTGAACGGCACCGAGATCTCGGCTGAAGACGTCGAGGCCCAGTCCGAGATCATCGCCGAGAATCCCGCAACCCAGCAACAGATGGAAGGCGCGGACGAGGAGCAGGTCGAGCAGCAGCTCAACGCCGACGCGCTGAGCCAGCTGATCTTCGAGATCGTCATGACGGACGGCGCGGCCGAGCTGGGTGTCGAGGTCACCGACGACGACGTCACACAGACCACCGAAGAGATCGCCATGCAGTTCGGTGGCGAAGACGCCATGTACGAGGAGCTTGAGGAGCAGGGCCTCGATCGCGACGAGGTCGACCGCCAGCTGCGGTTCGCCGCATTGCAGGACGCGATCATGGTGGAGCTCGGTGCCGGCGTCGACGACGAGGCCGTCGAGGAGGCGTACGCCGAAGGCACGCCGGCCAGGCACATCCTCGTCGAGGACGAGGACGAGGCCAACGAGGTCTTCGACCGGATCGACGGAGGTGAGGATTTCGCGGAGGTTGCTCAAGAGACTTCGCTCGACGGTAGCGCCGAGGCCGGTGGCGACCTCGGTTTCATCCAGCCCGGCATGACCGTGACGGAGTTCGAGGAGGCGCTGTTCGCCGCTGACGAAGGCGAAGTGGTCGGCCCGGTCCAGAGCGACTTCGGATACCACGTGATCCAGCGGCTCGAGAAGCCCGAATTCGAAGAAGTGCAGGACGAACTCCGCGCCAACCTCGAGCAGGTCAGCATGCAAGAAGGCCAGATGGCGTTCCAGGATTTCATCACCGAGCAACTGCAGGCGGCCGACGTCGACGTCGACCCCGAGTACGGCGAGTGGAACGCCGAGATGGGTCAGGTCATGCCCGACGACCCCGTCCAGCCCCCGCAACCGGAGCAGCCGCTACCCGAGGATCTCGATGACCTCGACCTCGAGGATCTCGACCTCGAAGACCTCGAGGATCCCGAAGACTCCGACGACTGACCCGGTCGTTGATCATTGGTGGTGAGCCATCCAAGCAAGGCGACGACCCCGGTGTGACTTCCACCGCAGCTCCGAGGCGTTCGCCCAGCAGCGATGCCGGCCACGATGGCCCCACGAGCCAGGCAGCCATCGCTTGAACCCCGGGATCGAGAGCGTCTCAGATGCGGAAGGCCGTGCGATAGGCGGTTGGGCTGACGCCGACGGCGCGCTGGAAGTGTCGTCGCAGGGTGGCAGCGGTGCCCATCCCAGACTGAGCGGCGATCTGCTCGACGGAGGCGCCGGTGCGCTCGAGAAGGTCTTGGGCCCTGGTGATCCGCTGGTGATGGAGCCAGGTCAGTGGAGCGAACCCGGTTTCGGCCAGCATCCGGCGGGCCAGCTGCCGGGTACTCAGGCCCGCCCGGCGGGCGAGTTCCTGGACAGTGAGAGGTTTGTCGAGGTGAGCACGGGCCCAGTCCAGTGCCGGGCCGAGCTGATCGGTGACCCGCGGATCAGCCGGCGGAGTGATGAACTGCGCTTGCCCGCCAGGCCGGTGTGAGGGAACCACGAGGCGACGCGCCAATCCGTTGGCCGCGGCGGCGCCGTGGTCGAGGTGTACCAGGTGGAGGCACAAGTCGAGCGCCGCGGTTTTGCCGGCGGAGGTCAGCACCTGTCCGTCGTCGACGTAGAGCACGTCGGCTCGGACATCGATCCCGGGATGGAGCCGGGCCAGCTCCTCGGCATGCATCCAGTGTGTGGTCGCGGTACGCCCATCCAGCAATCCTGCCGCGGCGAGCACGAACGACCCCGTGCACAGCGCGGCGATTCGCGCTCCCCCCGCGTACGCGAGGCGTAGCGCGTCCAACAAGGCAGGATTCGGCTGCCCGTGGAGGACGCTGGTTGATGGAACGATGACGGTGTCGGCCTCGGCGAGTGCCGCCAGGCCTTCGGTCTGAAAGTTGGGCAACCATCGGGCTGGGCTGCCGTCAGGAGTGCAGGCGATCAGCTCGTACCACACCCCCGAGGGTGACAGGTCGCGGCGATCCACGCCGAAGACTTCGGCGGCGATCGCGGTCTCGTAGAGCATCGAGTCCTCGTGAAGAGCGATTCCGACCACTGGCATGTCTGAAACTGTACGCATAGCGTCAGATCGGACTATCGCGCCTGAGCCCGCGGCGTGATGGGATCAGGGTCATGGACAGAAAAGTGCTGGTGTACGGCGCCTACGGACATACCGGTCGGTTCGTGGTCGCCGAGTTGCTGCGACGCGGGTTTCTGCCGGTTTTATCCGGGCGGAACCAAGCTGCCCTCGAGGCACTCAGCGGCCGCTTCCCCGGATCGGAGATACGCCCAGCGACTATCGACGACGAGGCGTCGCTGCGGGACGCCGTCGGCGGCGTCTCAGTGGTCGTGAACTGCGCGGGCCCGTTCCTGGACACGGCTATTTCGGTAGCGACTGCCGCCGTCGGCGCCGGGGTCCATTACCTAGACGTCGCCGCGGAGCAGGCAGCGGTCCAAGGCGTCTACCGCGCTCACGAGGACCTCGGGTGGCCAGCCGATGTCGCCGTGATCCCGGCCATGGCGTTCTACGGTGGGCTGGCTGACCTCCTTGCATCCGCCGTCATGGGCGACTGGGACACGGTCGATCGGATCAGCGTCGCGGTCGGGCTGGACCGATGGTGGCCCACCCAAGGCACGAGGATCACGGGCCGGCGCAACACCGCGGCCCGCCTCGTCGTCGACCACGGCCGGCTGATACCCGCCCCAGCACCACCTCCGGTCCTGCACTGGGACTTTCCGGGCGCCATCGGGCCGCAGACCGTTGTCGGGACCCCCTTCACTGAGATCATCACGATGACCCGCCACTTGAACGCGTCCCAGATCGACACCTACCTGACGACGAACGCGCTGGAAGACATCCTGGATCCAGCAACGCCGGCCCCGCGTGCCGTTGACGACTCCGGCAGATCGGCCCAGCAATTCGTCGTGGACGTCGTCCTACGCCGCGGGGAACAACAACGCCGGATCTCAGCCGAAGGCCGCGACATCTACGCCGTCACCGCGCCCCTCGTGGTGGAAGCGGTCCAGCGACTCAGCGACGGCCGGACGCAGATATCGGGCGCGGCCGCGCCCGGTGAGGTCTTCGACCCCGCCGACTTCTTGGGCGCACTCAGCCCGCGCCACCTGACGATCCGCCCCCACTAGCCATCGCCGGCGCGTGCGGCCCACCCTTGCCACAACTCACCAGGCACGCGCAGCAGATGGCTTTATCGCCGATCAGGGCAGCGCTCAAGATGACACTCCGTAGCGGGCGGCGAGCGCTGCGGCGCGGGCACCCACGGCGGCGCGCAACCATTCCGGATCGAGCGCTTCGGCGTTCGTGGAGAGCTGCCACAGCGCCCATTCAGCGTGTCTCGAATCTTGGAAGGTGACCTCGAGGCGCCGCCAGCCGTCCGCGTCGGTCTCCTCGGCGAGGATGGCCACCGCGGTGTCCACCAGGTCCTCTCGCCTGGCCGGATGCACTCGTACCAGCACGGTGACTTGGTCACCGCCGGCCCGGAACCGCGCGCTGCGTTCCTGCCAGATCCGGTCCAGATCGACCTCGCTTGGTCGCTGTGCTGGTTCGTTGAGTTCCTCAGCAGCCAGTACCCGCGACAGCCGGTAGGTGCGGTCCGCTCCGGATCTCTTAGCCAGCAAGTAGCCCCGGTCGCGTACGGTGACCAGGCCGATCGGGTCCACCGTGCGCCATTTCGGTTCCTGGTCCGTGGCCGCGTAGTGGATGCGCAGCTTGTGTCCGGCGAACACCGCGCTGCGGACTTCGGCCACAATGGTGTCAGGTAGCTCCTCCGCGACCAGCCGGCGCGAGAGAAGGTCGGTCTCCGGGTCGACGAGCAATCGTTCGGCCACGTCGGCAGCAGTGCCTCGATGGCTCTCGGGCAACGCGTCCACCACCTTGTGCATGGCCGAGGCGAGCGCTGAGCCGAGCCCGAATGCCTGCGTGCCACGCCGCGACCCAGCGATCAGCAGGGCTAGGGCCTCGTCGTTGTTGAGCCCGGTGAGGTCGGTCCGGAAATCGGGCAGCAAAGCGAACCCGCCGTTCCGGCCGCGTTCAGCGTAGACGGGGACGCCGGCCGCGGAGAGCGCCTCGATGTCGCGCAGCACCGTGCGCGTGGATACCTCGAGCTCGCGGGCCAGCATCGCCGCGGACAGCCGGCCGCGCTGACGCAGCAGCAGAACCAGCGAGACCAACCGGTCGGCGCGCATGCGGAAACCCTACCGGAATACACGACACAAGATGTCGTGATTGGCTGCGAAGCTGATCAACAAGTCATCAAAAGATGGCGGCTACCGAGCCGACGGACCTACGTACCGTCGATAAACCGAACGGAGCAAAAGTGGCAATGGAAAAAGCGGCGGTCAATCCGTGGACATGGTCGTCGGAGCTGGGATACAACCAAGGTGAGATCGTCTCCGGGCACACCCGGACCCTGTACTGCTCCGGACAGACCGCGATGAGCGGCGACGGCAAACCCCAACATCCCGGCGACATGGCAGCCCAGCTGGCGCTGAGCCTCAACAACCTCGAGGCAGTCCTCAGCGAAGCCGACATGGCCCTCACCAACCTCGTCCGGCTCAACGTCTACACCACCGACGTCGATCTACTCTTCCAGCACTACGGCGTACTGGCGTCCCGGTTGGGTGCCGCCGGGGTAGCGCCAACCACCACTATGCTCGGGGTGACCCGGTTGGCAATCCCCGTCCTGATGGTCGAGCTGGAGGGAACCGCCCTCGCCTAGTTCCCGGCAATTGCTCAGGGGGATCCACCTCTCGGTAGCCGGTCGTCCGAATGATCGGCGAGTAGTAGTCGTACTGTTCGCGGTCTCCCACGGAGGTCGCGCGATTCTCGCGATACCGGGCGAGGTACCGCTCGTCGAGCGGCAGCACACCGTATTTCTCCGCTTCCTGCCACCACTTGGCGATGAGTTCTTCGACGAGCTGCGGATGCTGTCCGGCCAAGTCCGTCGACTCGGCGAAATCTCATCCAGGTGGTACAACTCCCAGTTGCCGTCGGCGACGTCGCCCCCGTGGGCAGGATTGCGCGATCAGATGACCGACCGGAGCTCCCAGATCTTGATGTCGGCGGCCACGGACCCGCTCGGCGCGCTGATGGCGACCCCGGTGCTCTCTGGCAAGGCGGGATAACACCTGCTGGTCAGCGCAACGCGATCCTGGGCGAAGATCTCGATCGTCGATCCGTCGACGATGACGTCCAGGCGCAGCACGCCGTCGTGGACGGTGAGCGGTGCCCGTTCAGCTACCGTTATGGCCTCGGGCGACAGCGTCGACGTGCTCCGGTCGAGTACGAGTTCGGCCGCCACGCGGTCATAGCTCAGCGTCGTCGATTCGCGTCCGGACGGATCACTGAGGACGTGCAGCTCCACGCTGTCGGCGTGTCGAAGATCTACGGTCAGCTCGATCCACGCGTGCCCGGCGTTTGCCAGCACGTCAGCCCGATTGCCCGACCCCAACTCAACGTGCTCATCCAAGAGGACACGGTGGCGCAGACCCGCCGCCTCCGCTACCGGGCGGCTACGCAGGCCCCCCGTCTCGTCGATCCACACCTCTCTCGGCAACGTGAGGGCCCCGGACCAGCCCTGCTGCGCCTGTCCGGCCGGCGACTGTGTCTCCTGGATCCACCCCCACATCAGCGTGCGGCCGACCCCGTCGACGGTTACAGCGGGCGCGTAGAAGGCGGATCCGTGGTCTACCAGATCGATGCCGGACTCCTTGAACCCGTCGCCGACGCGCCGGCCCGAGAAGCCCACCACCTTCCGTCGACCGATGTCGAGGTGGTCGTGGACGGAGACGATGAGGACATCGGCGTCGGCGCTGCGGACCAACTGCGGGCACTCCCACATCACCCCGGTGTCCATCGGATCGCCGAGGCTGGCGAGTCCGCGGTGGAACACCCCGGCGTACTCCCAGTCGACCAGGTCGGCGGACCGATAGTGGTACACGATCCCGCCGGTCTCACGGCTGCCGGAACCTACGAGCTGGTGCCAGCCGTCATCCTCCCGCCAGACGAAAGGATCCCGGAAGCCCTCAGTGGCTTCGGCATCCGGAGGCCCTGCGACGACCGGGTTCGACCGGTGCGGCACGAGCTGTCGGAGACCGTCGGTCGCCCGCGCGAGGCACGTGGACTGGACCTCTCCGCCATCACTGTTGCGAACGCCGGTGTAGACAGCCAGCGGACCGTCGCCACCGTCGTCGACCATGCAACCGGAGAAACAGCCGTCGGCGTCCGGACCGCCTGGCGTCGGCCGGAGTGCGATAGGCAGCTGCCGCCAGGTCACAAGGTCGGTACTGACTGCGTGTCCCCAATGTGGGACGTCCCAAGACGTCGAGAACGGGTTGTACTGATAGAAGACGTGATACTCGCCGCGCCAGTGAATCAGCCCGTTTGGGTCGTTGAGCCAGCCGGAAGGCGCGGTCAGATGGGCACGCGGTCGGGGAGCGAGCATGAAGCGGTTCTCCTCGGTAGATGTGTCGATCGGTGGTGCGCTTCGGTCCGAAACGGGGGATAGTCGTGTGCGTATTCGTCAGCCCTTCAGGCCACCTCGCATGAGCCCTTCGACGACGAATCGCTGGGCGATGATGAACAGGGCGAGCACGGGCAACAGCGAGATGACGATGCCGGCGAGCACCACCGAGATCGAGCCGGTCCCCATGTAGCCCTGCAGGTTCACCAGCCCAAGCGGGAGTGTGAACTTCTCCGGCGAGGACAGGAAGATCAGTGGCCGGAAGAACTCGTTCCAGTGGAAGTTGAACGCCAAGATCGCGACGACGGCCAGTCCAGGTTTGGCCAGCGGCAGGTAGACGCGGAAGAAGATCTGCCACTCGCCGGCGCCATCGATCGCTGCCGCCTCGGCGAGCTCGTGGGGGATCGTCTTGAAGTACTGCCGGAGCAGAAACGTGCCGAAGGCGGTGGGCCAGGCCGGCACGATCAATGCCACCAGGCTGTCTGCCCAACCGATCTCGGAGATGAGGATGAAGATCGGCACGATCGTGACCTGGATCGGCACCATGATGGTGGCGAGGACGAGGCCGAAGAGGACGCCGCGCCCGGGGAACCTCAGGCGCGCGAAGGCGTAACCGGCGAGGCTCGCGGTCGCGAGCTGGCCGAGGACGATCGCGACGGAGACGACCACGTTGTTGGTCACATAGTTGGCAAACCGGGACACCTCGAATACCTGCCGGTAGTTCTCCCAGGCGAAGTCGGT is a window encoding:
- a CDS encoding MaoC/PaaZ C-terminal domain-containing protein, with the protein product MNVVSPRSPRETPPDLAVGEVVAERVYALTRNDLIRYAGASGDFNPIHWNQRIAASMGMPGVIGHGMLTMALAGRLLTDWLGDPGAVIEYGVRFSKPVVVPDDDVGIKVHVKATITAVRDDGVREITLEALVDDNKVLTRARALVRGSSS
- a CDS encoding peptidylprolyl isomerase, yielding MPVPTRATYAALAGIGLLVLSACGNGDDSTAATVNGTEISAEDVEAQSEIIAENPATQQQMEGADEEQVEQQLNADALSQLIFEIVMTDGAAELGVEVTDDDVTQTTEEIAMQFGGEDAMYEELEEQGLDRDEVDRQLRFAALQDAIMVELGAGVDDEAVEEAYAEGTPARHILVEDEDEANEVFDRIDGGEDFAEVAQETSLDGSAEAGGDLGFIQPGMTVTEFEEALFAADEGEVVGPVQSDFGYHVIQRLEKPEFEEVQDELRANLEQVSMQEGQMAFQDFITEQLQAADVDVDPEYGEWNAEMGQVMPDDPVQPPQPEQPLPEDLDDLDLEDLDLEDLEDPEDSDD
- a CDS encoding GlxA family transcriptional regulator, translated to MPVVGIALHEDSMLYETAIAAEVFGVDRRDLSPSGVWYELIACTPDGSPARWLPNFQTEGLAALAEADTVIVPSTSVLHGQPNPALLDALRLAYAGGARIAALCTGSFVLAAAGLLDGRTATTHWMHAEELARLHPGIDVRADVLYVDDGQVLTSAGKTAALDLCLHLVHLDHGAAAANGLARRLVVPSHRPGGQAQFITPPADPRVTDQLGPALDWARAHLDKPLTVQELARRAGLSTRQLARRMLAETGFAPLTWLHHQRITRAQDLLERTGASVEQIAAQSGMGTAATLRRHFQRAVGVSPTAYRTAFRI
- a CDS encoding saccharopine dehydrogenase family protein, with the translated sequence MDRKVLVYGAYGHTGRFVVAELLRRGFLPVLSGRNQAALEALSGRFPGSEIRPATIDDEASLRDAVGGVSVVVNCAGPFLDTAISVATAAVGAGVHYLDVAAEQAAVQGVYRAHEDLGWPADVAVIPAMAFYGGLADLLASAVMGDWDTVDRISVAVGLDRWWPTQGTRITGRRNTAARLVVDHGRLIPAPAPPPVLHWDFPGAIGPQTVVGTPFTEIITMTRHLNASQIDTYLTTNALEDILDPATPAPRAVDDSGRSAQQFVVDVVLRRGEQQRRISAEGRDIYAVTAPLVVEAVQRLSDGRTQISGAAAPGEVFDPADFLGALSPRHLTIRPH
- a CDS encoding helix-turn-helix transcriptional regulator → MRADRLVSLVLLLRQRGRLSAAMLARELEVSTRTVLRDIEALSAAGVPVYAERGRNGGFALLPDFRTDLTGLNNDEALALLIAGSRRGTQAFGLGSALASAMHKVVDALPESHRGTAADVAERLLVDPETDLLSRRLVAEELPDTIVAEVRSAVFAGHKLRIHYAATDQEPKWRTVDPIGLVTVRDRGYLLAKRSGADRTYRLSRVLAAEELNEPAQRPSEVDLDRIWQERSARFRAGGDQVTVLVRVHPARREDLVDTAVAILAEETDADGWRRLEVTFQDSRHAEWALWQLSTNAEALDPEWLRAAVGARAAALAARYGVSS
- a CDS encoding RidA family protein yields the protein MEKAAVNPWTWSSELGYNQGEIVSGHTRTLYCSGQTAMSGDGKPQHPGDMAAQLALSLNNLEAVLSEADMALTNLVRLNVYTTDVDLLFQHYGVLASRLGAAGVAPTTTMLGVTRLAIPVLMVELEGTALA
- a CDS encoding glycoside hydrolase family 32 protein; this translates as MLAPRPRAHLTAPSGWLNDPNGLIHWRGEYHVFYQYNPFSTSWDVPHWGHAVSTDLVTWRQLPIALRPTPGGPDADGCFSGCMVDDGGDGPLAVYTGVRNSDGGEVQSTCLARATDGLRQLVPHRSNPVVAGPPDAEATEGFRDPFVWREDDGWHQLVGSGSRETGGIVYHYRSADLVDWEYAGVFHRGLASLGDPMDTGVMWECPQLVRSADADVLIVSVHDHLDIGRRKVVGFSGRRVGDGFKESGIDLVDHGSAFYAPAVTVDGVGRTLMWGWIQETQSPAGQAQQGWSGALTLPREVWIDETGGLRSRPVAEAAGLRHRVLLDEHVELGSGNRADVLANAGHAWIELTVDLRHADSVELHVLSDPSGRESTTLSYDRVAAELVLDRSTSTLSPEAITVAERAPLTVHDGVLRLDVIVDGSTIEIFAQDRVALTSRCYPALPESTGVAISAPSGSVAADIKIWELRSVI
- a CDS encoding carbohydrate ABC transporter permease, producing the protein MALNTSQSRAADAWAEPGAASTGAPSGRRTLRRRPGRPGKPDNRVTRYLVLVLLIGAAVLMLAPLVWAFSTSLRTPAQSFTLPPMWLPTDFAWENYRQVFEVSRFANYVTNNVVVSVAIVLGQLATASLAGYAFARLRFPGRGVLFGLVLATIMVPIQVTIVPIFILISEIGWADSLVALIVPAWPTAFGTFLLRQYFKTIPHELAEAAAIDGAGEWQIFFRVYLPLAKPGLAVVAILAFNFHWNEFFRPLIFLSSPEKFTLPLGLVNLQGYMGTGSISVVLAGIVISLLPVLALFIIAQRFVVEGLMRGGLKG